The Magnolia sinica isolate HGM2019 chromosome 3, MsV1, whole genome shotgun sequence genome includes the window ATGATGGCTTCATGCAGGTGATTAAAGAAGCTTGGTCAGGCCAGCTTTCCCCTATTCCCTTAATCAATGTGCAGCTGAAACTTTAAATAGTTAAGCAAGTCATACGACTTTGGAATAGGGAAGTGTTTGACAACGTTTTCATATAAGTAAAGCAGGCTGAGGAGGAGCTGAATGACATTGAAAAAAGAATGCATGACTCAATGAATGAAGACCTTCAGTGTGATGGAGCGGCAGCAAGACAAAAACTGTCGCAGCTTGAACTCATGGAAGAAGTGTTCTAGAAACAAAAAGCTCACAATAGTTGGCTCAAAGAAGGGGACAGAAACACTAAGTTCTTCCATATCACTGCCTCCGCTCGGATGAGGAGAACTGAGATCAACTCTATAAAACTTGAATCAGGTGAGGAATTGACTAGGCAGGAGGAAATAAAACATGCTGCTATTTTGTTCTTCTCCAATCTTTTCTAGGCCGTCGATACTTCAACACCGATCTCGTTTATGGAATCCGTTTCTCTACTATCTGAGGAAGACAACATGGAGCTGATTGGGTCAATATCCCCAAAGGAATTGCTAGTTGTAGTGTCTTCCGTTCCTAAAGATGGAGCCGCTAGGCCGGACAGTTTTTCAGTGGTCTTCTTCGCCCACTGTTGGCAGGTTGTAGGGGGGGACATACTTGGTGCAGCGCAAAGTCTTCTAGCAGGCAGCCCACTTCCCAGAGGATACACAACCTCTTTAATCTATTTAATTCCTAAATCCCCCTCGGTTGTCTCCTTCGCAGATTACCGCCATATTAGTCTTTACAATGTGATCTATAAGATTCTATCCAAGGTGTTGGCCTCCCACCTTGCTAGACTGCTGCCCAAACTGATTTCTGTTGAACAAGGTGTGTTTGTGCGTGGGCGGCCATCATGGGGAACACTGCATATGCACAAGAAGTATTTAGAAACTTGAACTGAAAAGTTCGCGGTGGCAATATCCTACTCAAATTGGATATCGAGAAGGCATATGACAGAGTGAGTTGGGACTTTCTGAAGAAGGTGCTCAAAAAATTTAGGTTTAGCAATAAATGGATCGCCATTTTGGAAAATTGCTGGAGTAATAACTGGTTCTCAGTGTTGATTAATAGTGAAGCGGCTGGTTTTTTAAAATCCTCCATAGGGCTTTGTCAGGGAGATCCCCTCTCCCCAAGCTTATTCATCCTTGTAGTAGATGCTTTCTCCAGAAACTTCAGTACCATGATGAAAAGAAGGTGGTGCAAACCTTTCCAAATGAGAAGGGGCTGGATGCTTGCCTCCCATCTGCTTTTCACTGATGATACTCTGCTATTCCTGAACGGGAGAGAGTCCTCCCTTCAATTGGTCAAGGTTTTCCTAGACTACTTCCGACAAGCCTCAAGGCAAAGGATTAATCAAAGGAAGTGTAGCTTTATTTGCTCCAATAAGTTGTCCGAGGGGTGGGTTATATTCATCGAACGACATCTCGACATTGGCAGATCAAGTGGGAGATTTTCTTACTTGGGCATCCCCTTTATCAAAGGTAGAGCAAGAGTGGCTATATTCTTATCAAACACGTGTTTTGCAGCATCTCGCTTCACATCATGATAGTTTCGGTTGTCCCGTCCCAAATCCTTGCCAAGATGAAAAAAAGCTTTGCCAGGTTCTTTTGGGGTTGGTTCGAAGGGAAACACAAGCTTCAGTGAATATCTTAGAAGAAGATATCGAGCTTTATTGAGGAGGGGGGCCTGTGAATTAGAAAACTGAAGGAGGAGGTGAAAGCTACTAGGCTCAAAATGGCTTGGGATGTGAATTTCAGTGAAGATAATGTGCCTTGGGTTCTTCTCATGAATTCCAATTACCAAGCAGACCTTTGTCTTAGAAATAGAAGCTCCATTTCCTCCTTCACTTCGCTGTTTTGGACCAAAATTAGAGTACTCCTTCCTTAGGTGGGAAGAGAATGTTCAATGGCTAGTTGACATAGGATCTAGAAGCCTTTGGGTTGACAACTGGTCAGGCCTTGGCCCCTTGCTGCAGAGGATGATCAGACCGGTGCTTGATGAATTGTGGGACCTGAAGATTCATAATTTCCTAGGTCCCATGGTCTCCTCCCCCTGTCGTTGGTGTTCTCCTTCCTCTCGCAAAcaaatgttgattttattttctagGGTGGGTTCGCAACTTCCGAGGACAATGATCGATGTATCTGGCCCCTGGCCCCTTCAGGGAAGTTCTCTGTCAAATCAGCCTGGGAGTTAAGCAGGCAGAGATCCAGTGGCAGGGATTGGATATTCCCGAGCGGGCAGAGCAAATGGCTCGAAAagatcttcattttttatttagaaaTTGCTCTAAGGGGCGGTGCCAGTGGACACCCGCATTCAAGATAAAGGTGTTCCCCATGTTTCCAGGTGCATGTGTTGCGAGGAGAGCTCTCAATCCAGGCCTAGCGTCGAATTGATCAAGCATCTTTTCCTCCATAGTGCTCTGGTGTTAGCCATTTGGGCCCACTTCGGTTGTTTCTTCGGGATCATCACTCTCCCCAACCAGTCGATTAACTCCAGATTGAGACAATGGTGGACTTCGGTCACTGCGGGAGGAGGCTTGGCCCAGTCGCATATATTCTCGGACTGCTGCATCATCTGGGAAATCTGGTTGGCGAGAAATAGGGCCAGATATGATCATAGGCTTGTGAAAGCTACAGTGACCATCTCAAGGATTAACTGGTGGATCCAATGGCTGTCGGAAAGGCCAACCAACTCTCTTTTGAGGAGGCAGGGCGGTacacaagtgggccttaacctGGAGGGCCCTCGTAATCTGTTGGTTGACATTGTTAGATGGGCCAGACCAGATGTTAACTGGGTGAAACTCAACATCGATGGGTCTTCCAGAGGCAATCCAGGGCCATCGGGGGGAGGGGGAATCGTCAAAATCGATCAAGGAGCGTTCCATTTTGCATTTGGGTCGTCTTATGTGGTGGGTTCCAACAACAAAGCTGAGTTGAGAGCTGTGCACGATGGCTTACTGCTGTCTGTCAACATAAGTTTCTCTAACATCGAGATCGAATCTAATTCTAAAGTAACGGTCAACATGCTATCTGAAAAATCGACGTTTGCTTGGCAATATTCCTACTGGGCCAACAAGATCAGAGCCCTCATGATGTTGGGCAATATTTCGATCAGCCTCATATGTCATGAGGGCAATGGCCTTGCCAACGGCTTGGCCCGTATTGCCAACAAGCGTCAGTCATCTTTTATCTGCCGTCATGTGCGTGATCTCCCGCTTCACATAAGGGGTTTAATCTTTCTAGAGAAAGTGGGCCTCGGGTCGATCAGATTAGTGCACGCTGCACCTTAATGCGGTCGCTCACCCCCttgtttcctttttttcctttttgttgttTTATCGTTCCCTTTCTGCGTTCGGCAACCCTCTTCTGTAGCTTATGATAGGCGGGCCTTCTTTTGATGTTGTCGCCCCACTCGAATTAGATCAGGTTGTAAAATTCTCTTTGTTTCAATGAAGTTGGTGGGCCCTATGAGCTAGGCTTTgccattcaagaaaaaaaaatgtcttgTTTTCTCAAAGTTGATCCCTAAGAATACAAGATCTCATGCAAAAGTTGTTCTCTTTCTTCAAAATTTCTCCATAGATCAAAATAATGGACGTGGGATGAATTTGCCTTGCTCATTATTTAGATCTAGGATTTTTAGGTTCcgaatttagaaaaaataaaagaaatttgtAGAAAACTTATCAACCAAGGCTTTTTTCATACGGTTTCTCTATCTTTCTTCTGGCGGCTCTTTGCTTTAGGATTTACCGCAGAGTTTACCTATGGTTTCCCCCTTTAAATATAGAAATAGCCTTAGATCTAGAAGATTCCACCAGGGTTTTGtaaattttaacaaaaatatAAATACTATAGTATTTGGAATCAATCGATTAAGCTATTTTCCACTAAGAGTATATCTACTAACTAGGCTAAATGCTTGAATTTGTTagtaacaataaaaataaattaataatttgattAGTCCAGTTCTTATTAGGGCTGAAatttgggcgggttcaacccgaccgacccatgaccgacctgacattgggtggggcttgggcaggatgtatcgggtttggtttcgggcttgggccatacaagcaccaacttgataaaacttgggttgggcttgggttgaggtctcgggttgtccgacccaacccgaacccgatcaatatataagttccttataactTAATTATAATTCAGTGTGGATCGTCTATATTGAAGGCACATTAAATTCCAATGccatcgggtttcattggtccacgtcgtttccaatgactcaagctaacaagatacgccagatttctctcccaaatagattgcttgatgcATGATACGTTTTTTAAAagtgtagttgtcctatattttagcttgtttatttagaaaaaatgaacttctttacaataaataactacatatatagttaataaaattaaaggtacaaaaaataagatgtgtattgaaaatataatagactaatgtaataatgaaaatattagcatttttttaaaaggaaaggtGGAAATCCTTCCACCTGATCTTTATAAATATAAAAGTGGGATATATAGCCATTCAGGTAGGCCCCAATAAAAAGGATCCGGTCCTTGCCTATCATATAGAGCATCTACACATGGCCAAATAGAAAAACAGAGAAGAAAAACCAAAACTGGAGGACCGATATGCAGTGCAGCAGCAACATACGGAAGAGCTGACAATAGAGACATATACATCCAGATGGGCTCCAAAGGAAAGCTGAGAAACAACAAACATGGCCTCAGCCGCCGCCCAAACCTGCAGATGGCAGAGGGAAGCTGAAAAACAGAGCTAAAGCAGAAGAGAAACCAGAGCTAAAACAGAATCCACTCAGCCCCGACTGCATGCAGCCGCTTCAAGCAGACCTGACATCAAACCCGATTGGCCAGACTCTCACTAAAGCACATACAGAAATTGCTACCAATCAAGCAGAAGGCCAGACCCTACTGAAACAACACTTTGCGACAACGCTAAGCCGAGAATTGCTAGACTTCCTTCTCTAATAGATTATAAGGAGAAAGAAAAATGGGAAAGAAACGACACAAATATCTAGTCAGCAAGAGAGTCGAAGCGAACAACCTCAAGGCCCAGCCTATCGAGAAAGAGGCTTCCCTGAACATGCCGCGGGAGGAGAGAAGAGCTCCAAAATAGCAAGGTGGACTGAGTCTCACTGCCCATACAGGCCATACCATCTGCTGGCCCATTACCTTCTCTATAGATGTGGAGAAAATGCAACTGACCTAAAGAGCAAAAGCTCTGAATTCTCTCGATCCAATGGGCCCATTTCCATGAGGGGCGCATATTACCATCTAGGAAGTTGATCATGATCTTAGAGTCAGATTCGATGATGATATTAGATATTTCAGAATTGAAGCAAAGGGAGAGCTCGTCATGAACTGCACGAAGCTTCGCATATGTGTGGGACATTAGCCCATATCCtactgaaaaagaaaaattaaactcACCATTGTCACCCCTACATATACCTCCTCCGCTTAACGGCCTCGGGTTACCCCTAGCTGAGCcatcaatgttgagcttggaccaGCCTGTGCATGGTTTCTCCCACCTGACCACAACTAGGGGATGATGAAGACGCGTTGAATCTGCTCTCCCCAGAAAGGACCGAGAGGATCTTCTCGGCAACGGACACCAAAGTTCTGGGGCTCGCTTAACAAGCAAATGCAGCCAGCACTTCACCTTAAACACAATCTCCTCCACCTTTATAGCCTCGCCGTCGAATTTAGCTAAGTTTTTGGACTTCCATATTTCCCACAAAACTAATGATGGGGTAATCTTACTGATTGGGGAGAAACGTTGTAGTGAGCCTGCAGGCATCCACCAAAAGCTGAGGTTCTCTTCGATTGACATATTGGCAGAAAAGGGGATCCCGAAAACATCTCCCAAACATTTCCAACAGGCTGAAGCTATCGCGTTGTTGATGAAAAGGTGGTGCATAGATTCAACAGAATGGCCTCTGGATGCGTCGATCGAGTAGCAAAAACACTTAGATGCTAATGCTACTTGATGAAAAGGTGGTGCATACAGAACTTTGCATGCCAAACCCACCTGGACCAAGCCCTATGCAGATTGGGAGCTCTACTAAGCTCTTACACAGACTTGACCGAGAAATCGCCTGAAGGAGTGAATGGCCATATGCtatatgaaaatattagcatatatctacccgactAACCTGGCCAACCTGACCGAGCCCGcttgtgttgggcttgggttgagaatttccaacccgaggttgggttgggttgggttagggttcaGGTATAGGaatcttgggttgggctagggttgagcaccaaccaaacccaacctgcccgactttcagccctagttctTATATGGCTCAAAAATCAGGGTTGTTATAACGCACACCCATGGTTGTTTGAGGGGTCcgccgtgatgtgtatgtgagatctagtcagaccattagatgtgtaatctcatgTTAGGTCAAGTGTGAAAAATCGAACATGCTTGttattcaagtaggccacaccaagggaaatcattgcaagagagatgtccaccctagATTATTACAAGGCCTCACAGTGATGATCATATAAAATCCAATAAAACCATTAGATGCCATACCAATATTTAGGCATGGAGCCAAAAACCCAGGTCTGTCCATGATTTAAGTGTGCCACACCAAGAAAATAGTTCTTAGGATTTTCTTTGTCCTGTATATTATTTTCtatggcgtgggccacttgattATTGAAATGGGAATAATTTTTGGAAGTAGACCTTGGAAGTCGACCCGATTGGAAGTGGGCTTTTGGAAGTTGAACCGATTGGAAGTAGGATGCGGATTACCTGTGGTAGGTAACAACTTAGTGGTTGAGACACTGGCCGTGGGGCCCTCCTCGATGTATGTTTGtcatatatccacgccatccattggttttaaaatctcattttagggcatggtcccaaaaatgagacagatccaagtccCTGGTACTGagccacacagtagggattgaactcccactattaaaatgagacaaatcttttGTAAACTCTAATGAGCCGGGATGGGCCGATTAGCTTTTGGACATCCTAGTCCAAGCCCCGTCCGTTTAGAAATGAGCTTAAAATTTAAGCGTGAGCCTGGTCCTCGGGCCAACTCATTGACACTCCTACCTTTAATTATCCGTACTTGACAGGAGCCTAATCCCCCAGGATTATGCTAGGATCGGTCAAGGGATGAAAATGGCAGCACTATGGGCAACACCACGCAAACTGACAGGATCTTCACAAATGCCTCATATCTTCCTCTCCTATTTGGAAGGGAATTGGTTTTGGACTGGGCGGGCTTAGGATCGGTTAGGGGATGAAATTGTtctaccttttcttttcttgtttatgTCCTGTGTAGGCCTTTACGATAGGCTGGCCcctccccccccttttttttattGAGGTGGTCCAGCCCGCATGTGATCTAGATGTACAGTTTTTCTCATTTCAGGAATATAATttctcttgaatttttttttatttttctttttttaaaaaaagcctaATCCCCTAGGACACCTATTTTACTCAGGGTGTAAAACACCCAACCCGTTGAGGCCCAAAATGTtgtacatgtaaaatccactGAATCAATCATTCTTCTCCAtgctaggccatgggcccaaaaatcatattgatgcacaaatcagttgggccacaccataggggaCACTGGGGACCGACCATCAGTTTGTTCGTGGGGCCACCAAAGcgcgtatctttcatcaaacccggtAGGCATGTGTAAATCACCAGGATAAAATCAGCCTGTttcaaaactatggtgggccacagcactTGAATAAAGAAATTTTAGGTGCCAATTTACATTGATCTTCCCACatgagttattattattattattattgttgttgttgtggttgttgttgttgttgttcagGTTGATCTTTTATATATTCGGTGACATGAGGTATAACTGATGggcagagtggatttcatatatacacatGATGGCCCCAAAAGCTTTGGTACGATAAGAGATAGAAAGGAATTTCGGAAGTTAGTGTTTTACAAATAAATGCCCAACATTTgtagaacacatatatcaagggtCCACAGGACTTGTAAACAAAAGTGCAACATCAAACTTACAAGTTTTGCCAAGCCACACACACATCCACAGTCCTCACACGTGCTGACCTGGAATGTGTGTGGAACATATACGCTATACATAAGCGGGATAAGCCACCATCTAATGACCTGGCTGAGAAAAAGAAGCCACTAATCAGGCAGCTCATACGCTTCGCAACCATCCTTCATGTTTCTCTACATGCGTTACCCACCTGATATATTTAAGTTTATCTGACTATATTTTCTGCCAGTGAATCAACAGGCCAACATGATGCACGGCTCAAGTGTCCCACACATAAGATAAGTTATCACGTATGGCTGGCATGGTGGTGCATGTCGGCTTACCACAGCTCAGAAACTTACACAGACAGAACATAACCTAAAAaagacacaaacacacacacacacaataataataataataataataataaaagaagaagaagaagaagaagaccaaaGTCAAGACCAATACATACACAACATGGACTTAAAGCAGAAAGAGATAAAATGCACATGGGTTGATGGTCAACGTCTTTGTAGCATTACTGGTCGTTGATCCAGCCGTACTTCTCCATGTAAGGATTGGCTAGTTTCTGGGGAGGGTACCCATCAATGCAAGCTTCCCAGACATTCCGGTCATCCAAATCCTTCACCACCTCCCACAAGCAGCTGTTGCACTTGAAACCAGCCCCAAAGCTAATCATCAAAACCCTATTCCCCATCTTAAGCCTCTCCTTAGCTTCCATGTACCCCAACACATACCAAAGACTACTTGCTGATGTGTTACCGAATCGATGAAGTGTCATACTAGCTGGCTCCAGATCATTCTGACTCAGCATCAGACTCCTCCCCACCCCTTCAATGACTGCTGACCCACCTGTGTGAAGGCAGAAATGATCGATGCCCGCCTTGAAATTCACTGGGGCTGTTGCACCACCTTTCTTGCTTAGAAGGCCAGAGGCAACGTAACGTAGTAACTCCCTTAGAGGTAAAACCTTAGGAGCCAGTTCTTTAAGGTTCTCAAAGAATGCTTTTGTGGCTGCCTTAGGTAGGCCTTTGCCAAGGCGAAACCCAAGACGGTCCGCCTCATCCTCCATTTGCATGGCACATCCATATGCATCATCATTTGATCCTAGGTGGGTCCTGATCAGGCACCTCAAGCGGAACTTTGCTCGGTGTTTAAGATCGGGGTTGTTTGTTAAGAGAATGGAGCATCCCCCAGACCGGAAGAGACAATTAGCAAGGATCATGGACTTGTCATTGCCTGAATACCAGTTGGGGCCGATGGACTCTGATGTGACCACCACAGCCAACATTTTCGGATGTGATTTGAAGATGTTTCGCACGATATCTATCGATATCAAACTTGCGCTGCATCCCATTCCAGATAGGTTGTAGACCTTGATGTCCTTCCTCATTTTGTAACGGTTGATTATCCTTGCACTAAGAGAAGGGGCTGGAGAGATCATGGAGACATTCACAATGAGCACTTTGATATCCGCTGGAGATATCCCAGATTTCACAAACAGCTCATCAAGGGTAGCATTAAAACACTCATCCATCTCCGAGATTCCATCAGCAAGCAATGGAGCTTCTTCTCCTCTTCCAGAGATGATGTTTCTTGGGCCGTAGGTCTCCTCACCAATTCCGGACCCAACTATGACCTTGAGGATGAACTTGTGCTCTTTCTCACTCAAGTTCTTGTTTCCTAGGACGATGTCACCGCAGATCTCGGTGTCAAGCTTCCGATCATCTGATGGTTTGAAGCACACGTAATCGAGAATGTAGCAGTTTTGGTTCCTCCATTGTTCATACAACTTCCAAAGGAGAAGGAATGAGTAAAGAAGAAGAATCGCACTGAGAAGCAtggagagctccatgagagagagagagagagagagagagagagagagagctttctcACGGGGAAGCTTGAGAAGTAAAGGGTCTTAAAATATGGAAAGAGAGGCTATCTCATGCAATGTTGGTGGGAAGAAGAAAGGCGAGAAAGAACGAGAAGAGAGGTTCGTATTTTTAACCGTCTGATAGGGGAAGCATCTCCATCTACCCAACTTCCAAACATCAACTTGTGTATACGAATCATGCATCCGTTTGTACGTCGTCATGCCTACACCGTTGATGCATGTAAGTGCATTTGATACTTAATGGAAACAATTGGGTGCTCCAGTTTGATTTTCACGCCGGGGACGCTAAATATGGGACTAACATGATGAGTGGAATGGATCTTGCACAatacgaatggacggagtggaggTCACACACAATACGATGGGCCCCAGGAGTTGGGGGTTGCAGTTGCACCCGCTGGGTACAATGGGTGATGTAGTGGATTCTGGTCCGCGATCGAGGTCTCATTTCacctatgatgggacccacttgcttcTTGGTTAGATGAGCCAAACATTCTTTGTTGAACCTGGACAGAGAGTGCTGTGGTCCATCTGACATTTGGATCGGCTTAAGTTTTGGGACCAGGCCCTAATATAATAtaagaaaaaggatggatggcacaAATATACATAAACTCATCCAAGTAGGCTACACGGTGAGGATAACAAAGGTGTTCCCCTGCAACACTTAATCCGATCCCTACTTTTCGTAAGCAGCTTGCACGCGCGGTGTGCCACGCATCACTGATTTGGTTGGTGCATTGATGCATTGCACCAATTCTGTGGGCtcaaccataatgtatgtgctatctccgcgctgtccattcatttggcgagatcattttagctgATGAGACTGAAAATTAAgaagatgcaaagctcaagtagatctcATCACAGAAAGCAACCCACCTTTAAAACCTTCCTTAAGCCTCCcaagatgtttatttgtaatccaacctgttgataaggtcacccaaacctggatgaagggagaaaaaaaaaaaacaaatatcagctcatcCAAACTTTTATGGggtcaagaatttttcaatggtaagcattcaatccccaatgctttttgtgatgtggtctgcttgagctttggatccgttTTATTTTAAGATTGCACACTAAAATaaactcaccaaatggatggacggtttcgatataacgcatacatcatggtgggactaatGACAACACACCACTAAGGTCATACCATGCAATTGGACGCTTGTTCTTCTTTAATCTCTTTCTTTATAGTGGAGTAAAATACTCCACCAATTTTGTATTTTACGGGTTTCCTTTTTATCAGTAGTTATTATCTAAACAGTGTATTTTTCAATTTTATCATCCAACAGTGAAAGACAAGACCAGACTCaacaggaatatatatatatatatatatatatatatatatatatatatatatatatatatatagctttgtTCATTTCTCATAGTATGGTCTTATTAGGATCTGACTCTTTTAGAAATTATAATGCCATGAAAAAttggtaaaacacatgcatcattgtggggctcaagGTACCGACCAGTAGCGAAGAGGGGTAACTACGGAATCCGAGTCCAAAAAAATTAGGGTGATACACATTACGTGGTAATGGGACACAGTCAAAATCTATAGATTCAGTGTAGCGGCGCGGCTTACCCAATGAGCAGATCATCCCCATTTGCATGCCAGGCGATCATCATGGCATGGGCCACCAGCATATGTAAATATTGGCTATCCTACATAAGTGGCACAAAGGTGAAAAAAACTAATTGGGCGGCTTTCATATAAGGTCCTATGAGTGGCCCTTGCCAGCCCACCGATGATTCCGAATCTGCGCCTGTACTCGATTTTTAGTGCATGGGCTGGACCTGGACATGCTTTTGCCTTGCCAGCCCATTCACCCCTCTCTCTGGCGTGTAACCGCACAAACATGTACTATGAGGCCGATCCACCTGTGATATGTGATTGATGTTCatcccattaatcagatgcaTCATTCTATGGTGAGtcttgggcctaaaaatcaggctactCCATGACGTacgtaggccacaccacagacaaCAGTTGACAGTGGATGCCCACCAATTGAAACCTT containing:
- the LOC131238670 gene encoding 3-ketoacyl-CoA synthase 12-like; translated protein: MELSMLLSAILLLYSFLLLWKLYEQWRNQNCYILDYVCFKPSDDRKLDTEICGDIVLGNKNLSEKEHKFILKVIVGSGIGEETYGPRNIISGRGEEAPLLADGISEMDECFNATLDELFVKSGISPADIKVLIVNVSMISPAPSLSARIINRYKMRKDIKVYNLSGMGCSASLISIDIVRNIFKSHPKMLAVVVTSESIGPNWYSGNDKSMILANCLFRSGGCSILLTNNPDLKHRAKFRLRCLIRTHLGSNDDAYGCAMQMEDEADRLGFRLGKGLPKAATKAFFENLKELAPKVLPLRELLRYVASGLLSKKGGATAPVNFKAGIDHFCLHTGGSAVIEGVGRSLMLSQNDLEPASMTLHRFGNTSASSLWYVLGYMEAKERLKMGNRVLMISFGAGFKCNSCLWEVVKDLDDRNVWEACIDGYPPQKLANPYMEKYGWINDQ